In Thermocrinis minervae, a single genomic region encodes these proteins:
- the fsa gene encoding fructose-6-phosphate aldolase has protein sequence MQFFLDTGIVDEIKQALEWGILDGVTTNPTLIAKTGRPFLEVAKEILKLVDGPVSLETVSRDAEGMIREGRMLAELGQNVVVKIPMTPEGMKAVQVLESEGIPTNVTLVFSPAQALIAAKAGASYVSPFVGRLDDISSEGMKLIREIKQIFDNYEFDTQIIVASVRHPMHVIEAALIGADICTMPFEVMKKLFQHPLTDKGIELFLRDWEKVPERPF, from the coding sequence ATGCAGTTCTTCTTAGACACGGGCATAGTGGATGAGATAAAACAAGCCTTAGAATGGGGAATCCTTGATGGTGTTACCACAAATCCAACTCTTATAGCCAAGACGGGAAGACCTTTCCTAGAGGTAGCTAAGGAGATATTAAAGCTCGTAGACGGTCCTGTAAGCCTCGAAACGGTTTCACGCGACGCAGAAGGTATGATAAGAGAAGGTAGGATGCTTGCTGAACTAGGTCAAAATGTGGTAGTCAAAATCCCTATGACACCCGAAGGTATGAAGGCGGTACAGGTGCTAGAGTCAGAGGGTATACCCACAAACGTAACCCTAGTATTCTCTCCAGCCCAAGCTCTGATAGCTGCAAAGGCGGGAGCCAGTTACGTATCACCCTTTGTAGGAAGGCTTGACGACATCTCTTCTGAGGGCATGAAGCTCATAAGGGAGATAAAGCAGATTTTTGACAACTACGAGTTTGACACACAGATAATAGTAGCCAGCGTTAGACATCCTATGCATGTGATTGAAGCGGCGCTCATAGGAGCAGACATATGCACCATGCCCTTTGAGGTTATGAAAAAACTCTTCCAACATCCATTGACGGACAAGGGGATAGAGCTCTTCTTAAGGGATTGGGAGAAAGTTCCAGAAAGACCCTTCTAA
- the trpS gene encoding tryptophan--tRNA ligase, which produces MRIVSGMRPTGKLHLGHYFGVIKNWVKLQEEHETFFFVADWHALTTGYKNISALHENIEELMVDWIALGLDPQKSVLFIQSKVKEHAELYLLLGMITPKSWLEWNPTYKDLKYNLLRISDLELMIKNSIRDIVKEVVAKLPYKVEDFELLEEQLVDDMAQSIIKGIFEGYLARDILREINVSKRDFYETDTFGFLGYPVLQAADILIYKAKGVPVGEDQLPHIELTREIARRFNYLYGETFPEPEALLTPTSKLPGTDGRKMSKSYNNAIYFADSKEEVQSKVMKFFTDPQKLRKGDPGRPEICPVFFYHKIFTEEVTVKQIEEDCKKGALGCVDCKRMMFERLEAFLEPIREKRQKAKENIKQIKHAFLDGSHTASKIARQTLEEVRERMNLV; this is translated from the coding sequence ATGAGAATAGTGAGCGGAATGCGCCCTACGGGCAAACTACACCTTGGACACTACTTTGGAGTCATAAAAAACTGGGTAAAGCTCCAAGAAGAGCACGAAACATTTTTCTTCGTGGCCGACTGGCATGCCTTAACGACAGGTTATAAGAACATCTCTGCCTTACATGAAAACATAGAAGAGCTTATGGTAGACTGGATAGCCCTAGGATTGGACCCACAGAAAAGCGTACTCTTCATACAGTCAAAGGTGAAAGAACACGCCGAGCTTTATCTTCTACTTGGTATGATAACACCAAAAAGCTGGCTTGAGTGGAACCCTACTTACAAAGATCTGAAGTACAACCTTCTTAGGATCTCGGACTTGGAGCTTATGATCAAGAACTCCATCAGGGATATAGTCAAGGAGGTGGTTGCTAAACTACCTTACAAGGTGGAAGACTTTGAACTTTTGGAAGAGCAGCTTGTAGATGATATGGCTCAGAGCATTATAAAGGGTATTTTTGAAGGTTACCTGGCCAGGGACATCCTAAGAGAGATAAACGTTTCCAAAAGGGACTTTTATGAGACGGACACCTTTGGCTTCCTAGGCTATCCAGTACTCCAGGCTGCAGACATATTAATCTATAAGGCAAAAGGGGTTCCGGTGGGTGAGGATCAACTTCCACACATAGAACTCACCAGAGAAATAGCTAGGAGGTTTAACTACCTCTACGGCGAGACCTTTCCAGAACCAGAGGCCTTGCTTACACCTACGTCCAAACTCCCTGGTACAGATGGTAGGAAGATGAGCAAATCATACAACAACGCCATATACTTTGCAGACAGCAAGGAAGAAGTCCAATCAAAAGTGATGAAGTTTTTCACAGACCCGCAGAAGCTGAGGAAGGGAGATCCAGGAAGGCCTGAGATATGTCCTGTCTTCTTCTACCACAAGATATTTACGGAGGAAGTTACAGTAAAGCAGATAGAAGAAGACTGTAAGAAAGGTGCATTAGGTTGTGTTGATTGCAAGAGGATGATGTTTGAAAGACTGGAAGCCTTTTTGGAACCCATAAGAGAGAAAAGGCAAAAGGCAAAGGAAAACATAAAACAGATAAAGCATGCCTTTCTGGATGGCTCGCATACAGCTTCTAAGATTGCAAGACAGACACTTGAAGAAGTAAGAGAGAGGATGAACCTTGTATGA
- a CDS encoding thioredoxin family protein, which yields MDLKSLLLLAAVLVISLSVGKLIKVYISGRMVGKKVDFLKDGFMYFYSERCPACKVMKEHIEELKKHSKVLEINVGTNEGLSIAKELGVLATPTILVVKDGIIVKSFVGVVKAERLLKEV from the coding sequence ATGGACTTGAAAAGTCTTCTTCTTCTCGCAGCTGTCCTTGTCATAAGCCTCTCTGTAGGTAAACTCATTAAGGTTTATATTTCTGGAAGGATGGTGGGTAAAAAGGTAGACTTTTTAAAGGATGGTTTTATGTACTTCTACTCTGAGAGATGTCCGGCGTGCAAAGTTATGAAAGAACACATAGAAGAACTAAAAAAGCATAGCAAAGTGTTAGAGATCAACGTAGGGACGAATGAAGGACTAAGTATAGCTAAGGAGCTGGGAGTGCTTGCAACACCCACCATCTTGGTGGTTAAGGATGGTATAATAGTCAAAAGCTTCGTTGGTGTTGTAAAAGCAGAAAGACTTCTCAAGGAGGTTTAA
- a CDS encoding CDP-alcohol phosphatidyltransferase family protein → MLPNIISLLRFLLSPLILLVPRERLFPFFLVLAFSDFLDGFLARRLKAESSLGRILDPLADKAMNFFALYTTVFKFNLIPSYIFWSLVLRDILIVLGGLHMTISKGVVPKARPLGKLTTFMVSFLVVISLLGFNHPIFYYLCQFFILASFLDYVYVYLRSFR, encoded by the coding sequence TTGCTCCCTAACATCATTTCCCTTTTAAGGTTCCTGCTAAGCCCGCTTATCCTTTTGGTACCCAGAGAAAGACTTTTTCCCTTCTTCTTGGTACTTGCCTTCTCGGACTTCCTTGATGGTTTCTTAGCCAGAAGGTTAAAGGCCGAAAGCTCCTTAGGCAGGATTTTGGACCCTCTGGCAGACAAAGCGATGAACTTTTTTGCCCTTTATACTACAGTCTTCAAGTTTAACCTAATTCCAAGTTATATATTCTGGAGCCTTGTCCTTAGAGATATTCTCATAGTCCTTGGTGGCCTACACATGACCATATCAAAGGGTGTGGTACCCAAAGCCAGACCACTTGGCAAGCTCACCACCTTCATGGTGTCTTTTCTGGTGGTTATTTCCCTTTTAGGATTTAACCATCCCATCTTCTATTACTTATGTCAGTTTTTTATACTAGCCTCCTTCTTAGACTACGTTTACGTATATCTTAGGAGTTTTAGGTAG
- a CDS encoding PDC sensor domain-containing protein, whose amino-acid sequence MKELWLSEIATGVPTVEGSMTLGDVQKVFEEYGIFDNLVVLRSGLPVGIIYRNEVRRATCCKKDLKVEDLVHTLPKLKDVRVAVDEIYKLMELFGPSAAPILVVNREGKYMGVLYPQVILHFLSMYKEASIPVFRRISTVLGKPYYLHVFFLEGIKAFQEAVGSSKAQLLLKAFQELVKDYLEGDLFLSSEEREIYLLSKEKALDSRIKELMQEFHKEFSLLYAGADPVYVHGYSVNLSKVPSMEDLYKLDAELKNRLSKVKDVSFFINHDLIPSVVVCEYRAREALPIIREKLKRDVNTIVAQLQKTDRELWEYVLYDFFKQFPYFELFYVINEKGIQISNNIVNPKIKYPIKTGKKGADRSQKDYFIAAVKEGFYITNVYISQATDDFCITVSEKFTYGGKTYVLACDINYREIHRLLKG is encoded by the coding sequence ATGAAGGAGCTATGGCTCTCTGAGATAGCTACAGGTGTACCCACCGTTGAAGGAAGCATGACCCTCGGAGATGTCCAGAAGGTGTTTGAAGAGTACGGTATATTTGACAACCTCGTAGTCCTAAGGAGTGGTTTGCCTGTAGGTATAATCTACAGGAACGAAGTGAGGCGGGCCACTTGCTGCAAAAAGGACCTGAAGGTAGAAGATCTAGTGCACACACTCCCTAAGCTCAAGGACGTTAGGGTGGCTGTTGATGAGATCTACAAGCTGATGGAGCTCTTTGGACCGTCTGCAGCTCCAATACTCGTAGTAAACAGAGAAGGTAAGTACATGGGAGTACTGTACCCTCAGGTAATCTTACACTTTCTAAGCATGTACAAAGAGGCGAGCATACCCGTATTTAGGCGCATCTCAACCGTACTGGGCAAACCCTATTACCTGCATGTGTTTTTCCTTGAGGGTATAAAAGCCTTCCAGGAAGCAGTGGGTTCTTCAAAGGCTCAGCTTTTACTTAAGGCTTTTCAGGAGTTAGTTAAAGATTACCTTGAGGGTGATCTGTTCCTTTCTAGTGAAGAAAGAGAGATCTACTTACTTTCAAAGGAAAAGGCCCTTGATTCAAGAATAAAGGAGCTCATGCAGGAGTTTCACAAGGAGTTTTCGTTACTGTACGCGGGGGCTGATCCCGTCTACGTGCATGGTTATTCGGTGAACCTTTCTAAAGTACCAAGCATGGAAGACCTTTACAAACTAGATGCAGAGCTAAAGAACAGACTCTCAAAGGTCAAAGACGTATCCTTCTTTATAAACCACGATCTTATACCCTCCGTAGTGGTATGTGAGTACAGAGCCAGGGAAGCACTTCCAATAATAAGAGAAAAGCTAAAAAGGGATGTGAACACCATAGTGGCACAGTTACAGAAGACAGACAGAGAACTCTGGGAATACGTGCTATACGATTTTTTCAAACAGTTTCCTTACTTTGAACTTTTCTACGTAATAAACGAAAAGGGTATTCAAATATCCAACAACATAGTCAATCCAAAGATAAAGTATCCTATCAAAACAGGTAAAAAGGGAGCAGACAGATCTCAAAAGGACTACTTTATCGCAGCTGTGAAGGAAGGTTTTTACATAACCAACGTCTACATTTCTCAAGCAACGGATGACTTTTGCATAACTGTATCCGAAAAGTTCACCTACGGAGGAAAAACTTACGTACTGGCATGTGACATAAACTACAGGGAAATACACAGGCTTCTAAAAGGTTGA
- a CDS encoding iron-containing alcohol dehydrogenase, with protein MFEFYLPIEIFFGRGSVNKVGEVARRFGLSAIVITGKSSARKSGALEKVVDSLKKHGVKDVFVYEGVEPNPTNTQVDEISRIVVERKIDLIVGLGGGSSLDTAKAVSIVSSNEGSAWDYVNYPEGPRLLPYLNRPTICIPTTSGTGSEVNRYSVISNPIRKEKLVISHSLCYPKAAIVDPELTVTMSPRLTATTGIDAFVHALESLTNKMHNPLADEFAIRALKIIKEWLPIAYREPENIQAREMMSYASMLAGIAIDKKRVALIHAMEHPVSAHYPSVAHGDGLAALALAVTKFNYQGNPRKYEIFAEVMGEDPKPHKAVDAVEKMLKSVDMLISLRDLGVEKEKLERLTEDVYMLARNTFSINPVEPSYEDLLKLYEEAF; from the coding sequence ATGTTTGAATTCTACCTACCCATTGAAATATTCTTTGGACGTGGTAGTGTAAATAAGGTCGGAGAAGTTGCAAGGCGTTTTGGACTGAGCGCCATAGTCATAACAGGTAAAAGCAGTGCGAGAAAAAGCGGCGCATTGGAAAAGGTAGTAGACTCACTAAAAAAGCACGGAGTGAAGGATGTTTTTGTTTACGAAGGAGTTGAGCCTAACCCTACCAACACGCAGGTGGATGAGATAAGCAGGATAGTAGTAGAAAGAAAGATAGACCTGATCGTAGGGTTAGGTGGTGGTAGCTCCTTAGACACGGCAAAGGCTGTAAGCATAGTGTCTTCCAACGAAGGATCTGCCTGGGACTATGTAAACTATCCAGAAGGTCCAAGGCTTTTGCCCTACCTCAACAGACCTACCATATGTATACCAACCACCTCAGGAACTGGTAGTGAGGTAAACAGGTACTCTGTCATCTCAAACCCAATAAGAAAGGAAAAGCTGGTCATATCTCACTCTCTGTGTTATCCAAAAGCCGCTATAGTGGATCCAGAGCTTACCGTCACCATGAGTCCCAGGCTTACGGCCACCACTGGTATAGACGCTTTCGTGCATGCTCTTGAGTCCCTCACCAACAAAATGCACAACCCTCTGGCTGATGAGTTCGCCATAAGGGCTCTGAAGATAATAAAGGAGTGGTTACCCATAGCTTACAGAGAACCTGAGAATATACAGGCCAGGGAGATGATGTCTTACGCCAGCATGCTCGCGGGTATAGCCATAGACAAGAAAAGGGTGGCCTTAATACACGCTATGGAACATCCTGTATCCGCTCACTACCCAAGCGTAGCACATGGTGACGGTCTTGCCGCCTTGGCTTTGGCCGTGACCAAGTTCAACTATCAGGGTAACCCAAGGAAGTACGAAATTTTCGCCGAAGTGATGGGAGAAGATCCTAAGCCTCACAAAGCAGTAGATGCTGTTGAAAAGATGTTAAAGAGTGTAGATATGCTCATATCCCTCAGGGACCTGGGGGTGGAGAAAGAGAAGTTAGAAAGGTTGACCGAAGACGTTTACATGCTTGCTCGTAACACCTTTAGCATAAATCCAGTAGAGCCAAGTTATGAAGACCTGCTAAAACTTTACGAGGAGGCTTTCTGA
- a CDS encoding TraR/DksA family transcriptional regulator — MLSKEQLEVLRSKLLEERQKILERYRKKEDTQAVIEEQVKEPGDLEDISQMTYTQELLDNLSAREMMILREIDYALQKIQAGTYGICEYCGEEIPYERLLVLPWTRYHAECAEKAEEEGIVPTYTTQGFEPTLPEGEDEQIRFQREDITEA, encoded by the coding sequence ATGCTTTCAAAGGAGCAACTAGAAGTACTGAGAAGTAAGCTGCTGGAAGAAAGGCAAAAGATACTTGAGCGCTACAGGAAAAAAGAGGACACCCAGGCGGTCATAGAAGAGCAGGTAAAAGAGCCCGGAGACCTCGAAGACATAAGCCAGATGACTTACACTCAAGAACTTTTGGATAACCTTTCTGCTAGGGAGATGATGATACTAAGAGAGATAGACTACGCCCTTCAAAAGATCCAAGCAGGCACTTACGGCATATGCGAGTACTGCGGAGAAGAGATACCTTATGAAAGGCTTTTAGTCCTTCCATGGACCCGTTACCACGCAGAGTGTGCTGAAAAGGCAGAAGAAGAAGGTATAGTACCTACCTATACAACCCAAGGCTTCGAACCAACACTTCCAGAAGGCGAAGACGAACAAATTAGGTTCCAAAGGGAAGACATAACGGAAGCCTGA
- a CDS encoding LL-diaminopimelate aminotransferase, which translates to MFEFSDRIKALPPYLFAQIDRKKKEKIAQGYDVIDLGVGDPDMPTPEPIVKAMQKAVEKPEHHRYPSYEGMYSFRKAVADWYKRRFGVDLDPEKEVIALIGSKEGIAHFPLAFVNPGDIVLCPDPAYPVYKIGTIFAGGVPYIMPLREENNFLPDFRSIPKDVLKRAKIVWVNYPNNPTSAVATKEFYKELVDWAKENNLIVASDLAYSEIYFDGYKPPSILEVEGAKEVAIEFHSLSKTYNMTGWRIGFAVGNAKLIEGLGKVKTNVDSGQFQAIQEAAITALSMPEEEVQRIRDVYWERRKTMVEALRKAGLEVVDSKATFYLWVKVPKGYTSAQFVEKLLDEKAIVCTPGSGFGEYGEGYFRISLTVPTQRLLEAAERIKSLII; encoded by the coding sequence ATGTTTGAGTTCTCAGATAGGATAAAGGCGCTCCCACCCTACCTCTTTGCCCAGATAGACAGGAAGAAGAAAGAAAAGATAGCCCAGGGGTACGATGTGATTGACTTGGGTGTTGGAGATCCCGACATGCCAACACCCGAACCGATAGTAAAGGCTATGCAGAAAGCCGTAGAAAAGCCAGAGCATCACAGATACCCATCCTACGAGGGTATGTACTCCTTTAGAAAGGCTGTAGCAGATTGGTACAAAAGGCGCTTTGGAGTTGACCTTGATCCAGAGAAAGAAGTCATAGCCCTTATAGGTTCCAAGGAAGGTATAGCTCACTTTCCTCTGGCTTTTGTAAACCCTGGAGACATAGTACTCTGTCCCGATCCTGCATATCCCGTTTACAAGATAGGTACCATCTTTGCTGGTGGTGTTCCTTACATAATGCCCCTAAGAGAAGAGAACAACTTCCTACCAGACTTTAGGTCGATCCCCAAAGATGTACTAAAGAGAGCTAAGATAGTGTGGGTAAACTATCCCAACAACCCTACATCTGCAGTAGCTACAAAAGAGTTTTACAAGGAGTTGGTAGATTGGGCAAAGGAAAACAACCTCATAGTAGCTTCAGACCTTGCTTACTCGGAGATATACTTTGATGGCTACAAACCCCCATCCATACTTGAGGTAGAAGGTGCAAAAGAGGTAGCCATAGAGTTTCACTCTCTATCCAAAACCTACAACATGACTGGATGGAGGATAGGTTTTGCCGTAGGTAATGCAAAACTCATAGAAGGCTTAGGTAAGGTGAAAACCAACGTAGACTCTGGACAGTTCCAGGCTATACAGGAAGCAGCCATAACAGCGCTAAGCATGCCTGAGGAAGAAGTTCAGAGGATAAGGGATGTCTATTGGGAAAGAAGGAAGACTATGGTAGAAGCACTCAGGAAGGCAGGTCTTGAGGTTGTAGACTCAAAGGCTACTTTTTACCTCTGGGTCAAAGTTCCAAAGGGATACACCTCAGCTCAGTTTGTGGAAAAACTCCTTGATGAGAAAGCCATAGTCTGTACTCCAGGAAGCGGTTTTGGAGAGTATGGAGAGGGCTACTTTAGAATATCCCTGACCGTACCCACCCAAAGACTTCTGGAGGCTGCTGAAAGGATTAAAAGTTTAATAATATGA
- a CDS encoding tetratricopeptide repeat protein yields MEDLRKDAERLLKEAYRELMAGNIKAAIELYEKSIELYPTAQGYTFLGWAYSMLGDFEKAIELCKKAIELDPDYGNPYNDIGAYLIALGRYDEAIGWLKLAMTAKNYEPRHYPHINLARVYLAKGQYYDALREVNEALKIAPNYTPAITLKHYILSLLN; encoded by the coding sequence ATGGAGGACCTCAGGAAGGATGCAGAAAGGCTCTTAAAGGAGGCGTACCGCGAGCTCATGGCAGGAAATATAAAAGCTGCAATAGAGCTTTATGAAAAATCCATAGAGCTATATCCTACAGCTCAAGGTTATACCTTTCTAGGATGGGCTTACAGCATGCTTGGAGACTTTGAAAAGGCTATAGAACTGTGTAAAAAGGCCATAGAATTAGACCCAGACTACGGTAATCCTTACAATGACATAGGTGCTTATCTTATAGCCCTCGGAAGGTATGACGAGGCCATAGGATGGTTAAAGCTAGCGATGACGGCAAAGAACTACGAACCTAGACACTACCCGCACATTAACCTAGCCAGGGTATATCTGGCAAAGGGTCAGTACTATGACGCACTCAGAGAGGTAAACGAAGCTCTTAAGATAGCACCCAACTACACACCAGCCATAACTCTAAAGCATTACATCCTATCCCTTCTCAATTAA
- the lnt gene encoding apolipoprotein N-acyltransferase, producing MWNSPAELRSKVKASLFALLAGFSLFLPFSKYELWFTMPVGMFLLLLRKEGYIWLLAGLAFFFLSLECASIPMVKYAGLNPVVAYSLVFFLAFFLSLLQFYFPVRLFKNRDVLLILAFCGIEILRSYFPYGGFPWLISGIVLSYVPVAKYSLYYLTVYGASLVLWFFVLALLGRRFKYALILVLFPFALGTVQLLKLNREYGRGKELYIAVVQTAVPQDVKLNWQSFEKYTPEILAMVKGAVERGAKVILLPETALPLFFDLEDPTIQELYQLSQKSAIVFGIVDLRNSKNKVEPYNSVYLFYKGKVENYDKVRLMPVGEYVPFPFGFLKDLVPAISGLDYQPGKELKPLEVDGVKMATPVCFEIAYWDLVKRLSRDAKLIAVLTNDGWFDDSQCASQHFRWAVVRALENGLPVLWVNNSGYSAYIDHMGNVVKQLPYSKRSILFVHVRIKD from the coding sequence ATGTGGAATAGCCCTGCTGAGCTACGCTCAAAGGTAAAGGCCTCTCTTTTTGCTCTACTGGCCGGTTTTAGCCTTTTTCTTCCTTTTTCCAAGTATGAGCTCTGGTTTACCATGCCTGTGGGTATGTTTCTCTTACTCCTGAGGAAAGAAGGATACATATGGCTTCTGGCAGGTCTAGCTTTCTTCTTTCTATCGTTGGAGTGTGCCAGCATACCCATGGTAAAGTACGCAGGTCTAAACCCTGTAGTAGCCTACTCCCTTGTGTTCTTTTTAGCCTTTTTTCTTTCTTTACTTCAGTTTTACTTCCCTGTAAGGCTCTTCAAAAACAGGGATGTACTTCTCATCTTAGCCTTCTGTGGCATTGAGATCCTTAGATCTTACTTCCCATACGGTGGTTTCCCCTGGCTTATCAGTGGCATAGTCCTCTCTTACGTGCCTGTAGCTAAATACAGCCTCTACTACCTTACCGTCTACGGTGCCAGCCTAGTCCTCTGGTTTTTTGTGCTTGCCCTTCTGGGAAGAAGGTTTAAGTACGCCCTTATCCTTGTCCTTTTTCCTTTTGCCCTTGGTACAGTCCAGCTTTTAAAGCTAAACAGGGAGTATGGCAGAGGTAAGGAGTTGTACATAGCGGTGGTTCAGACGGCAGTACCACAAGATGTAAAACTAAACTGGCAGAGCTTTGAAAAGTACACTCCAGAGATACTTGCTATGGTAAAGGGTGCTGTAGAAAGAGGTGCCAAGGTGATCCTGCTTCCCGAGACAGCTCTACCCCTCTTCTTTGACTTGGAGGATCCCACCATCCAAGAGCTCTATCAGCTCTCTCAAAAGTCTGCCATTGTGTTTGGAATAGTAGATTTAAGGAATTCAAAGAACAAGGTAGAACCCTATAACTCCGTTTATCTTTTCTACAAGGGGAAGGTAGAAAACTACGACAAAGTTAGGCTCATGCCTGTGGGTGAGTACGTTCCTTTTCCCTTTGGTTTTCTAAAGGATCTTGTACCAGCCATATCTGGCCTGGACTACCAACCTGGTAAGGAGCTAAAGCCCCTTGAGGTAGATGGTGTAAAGATGGCTACTCCCGTGTGTTTTGAGATAGCCTACTGGGATCTGGTTAAAAGGCTCTCCAGAGATGCCAAGCTTATAGCAGTGTTAACCAACGATGGGTGGTTTGACGACAGCCAATGTGCTTCACAACATTTCAGATGGGCAGTAGTTAGAGCCCTAGAAAACGGCCTACCTGTACTCTGGGTAAACAACTCTGGTTACAGCGCCTACATAGACCACATGGGCAACGTGGTAAAACAACTGCCCTACTCCAAAAGGTCTATACTCTTTGTTCATGTCAGGATCAAAGATTAA
- the uppP gene encoding undecaprenyl-diphosphatase UppP: MEISHAIVLGVVEGLTEFLPVSSTGHLILTAHLLGIPQDNFTKSFEISIQLGAILAVMLLYWKKLLTDVEVIKRVILAFLPTGILGFLLYKFIKVYLIGNELVVVLSLFFGGLFLLFADRFCEKRCYLDQINRLPYVKAVAIGLFQSLAMIPGVSRSGATIIGGMFMGLNRKEAAEFSFLLAIPTMLIATAYDLYKSHSEFVVEDYKILAIGFLCAFLTALVSVKTFLRFISSHSFVPFGVYRIFISIVYALFKLR, from the coding sequence ATGGAGATTTCTCATGCCATTGTCTTGGGCGTAGTGGAAGGCCTTACAGAGTTCTTGCCCGTATCATCCACAGGACACCTTATACTTACGGCCCACCTCCTTGGAATCCCTCAGGACAATTTTACGAAGAGCTTTGAGATATCCATACAGTTAGGAGCCATACTGGCAGTCATGCTCCTCTACTGGAAGAAGCTACTTACAGATGTAGAAGTCATTAAGAGGGTAATCCTAGCCTTCTTACCTACAGGTATATTAGGCTTTCTACTGTATAAGTTCATAAAAGTTTACTTGATAGGTAATGAGCTGGTGGTTGTCCTCTCCCTCTTTTTTGGGGGCCTGTTCCTTCTCTTCGCAGACAGGTTCTGCGAAAAAAGGTGCTACCTAGATCAGATAAATAGGCTACCCTACGTCAAGGCTGTAGCCATAGGTCTCTTTCAGTCTTTAGCCATGATACCAGGGGTATCAAGATCTGGGGCAACCATAATAGGTGGGATGTTTATGGGTCTAAACAGAAAGGAGGCAGCTGAGTTTTCCTTCCTGCTTGCCATACCCACCATGCTTATAGCCACAGCTTACGATCTTTACAAGTCCCACTCTGAGTTTGTTGTAGAAGATTACAAAATCCTGGCCATTGGTTTTTTATGCGCTTTTTTGACAGCCCTAGTGAGCGTTAAAACCTTCTTAAGGTTTATATCAAGCCACTCTTTTGTACCCTTCGGTGTCTACAGGATATTTATCTCTATAGTTTACGCCCTCTTTAAGCTACGGTAA
- a CDS encoding EamA family transporter, with protein MYKPLVLALLASLVWGIAPIFFKLGLKEGLLPVHALVIHNLIAFLSSLIVSLKYLHQWQFTVKGFLLVAFGGFLSGFLGLHFFYKALKTGDVSLVSPVASTSPLWASIFALTLLQEEINLLKLVGIVLVVCGIALLSYAQR; from the coding sequence GTGTACAAACCGCTCGTCCTAGCTCTCTTAGCAAGCCTAGTATGGGGAATAGCTCCCATATTCTTCAAGCTAGGTCTAAAGGAAGGTCTTCTACCCGTTCATGCCCTGGTGATCCATAACCTGATAGCCTTCTTGAGCTCCCTAATCGTATCCCTCAAGTATCTTCATCAGTGGCAGTTTACGGTAAAGGGTTTTCTTCTAGTTGCTTTCGGTGGCTTTCTCTCTGGTTTTTTAGGTCTTCATTTCTTCTACAAAGCTCTCAAAACAGGTGATGTTTCCCTGGTTTCACCTGTTGCTTCAACCTCTCCCCTATGGGCTTCTATTTTTGCCCTCACCCTCTTACAAGAGGAGATAAACCTCCTTAAGCTCGTTGGAATTGTGCTTGTGGTATGTGGAATAGCCCTGCTGAGCTACGCTCAAAGGTAA